A genomic segment from Neobacillus sp. YX16 encodes:
- a CDS encoding PhoH family protein yields MTVKLKTINVQLENPTEAIALIGNADANLKIIEEELEVSIVTRGESVSLSGDEERVMLASQILDKLIFVIRKGVTISQRDVLSAIQMAQKGTLDYFDNLYDEEIAKNVKGKSIRIKTLGQRQYIMAIRQNDLVFGIGPAGTGKTYLAVVMAVNALKNGQVNKIILTRPAVEAGESLGFLPGDLKEKVDPYLRPLYDALNDVLGAEHTQRLIERGTIEIAPLAYMRGRTLDDAFVILDEAQNTTHAQMKMFLTRLGFGSKMVITGDQTQIDLPKGAKSGLIAAEKILQDVNGISFVFLNQSDVVRHPLVGRIVEAYEKKPL; encoded by the coding sequence ATGACAGTAAAGTTAAAAACAATAAATGTACAATTAGAAAATCCAACAGAAGCGATTGCCCTGATTGGCAATGCGGATGCAAATTTAAAAATAATCGAAGAAGAGCTTGAAGTATCGATTGTCACACGCGGAGAATCTGTCAGTCTTTCTGGAGATGAAGAAAGAGTGATGCTTGCTAGTCAGATTCTAGATAAGCTAATTTTTGTTATTAGAAAGGGTGTAACCATTAGCCAAAGGGATGTTTTGTCAGCCATCCAAATGGCTCAAAAAGGCACACTTGATTACTTTGACAATCTTTATGATGAGGAAATAGCAAAAAATGTTAAAGGAAAGAGTATTCGAATTAAGACGCTAGGGCAAAGACAATATATAATGGCTATCAGACAAAATGATCTTGTATTTGGAATTGGCCCAGCGGGTACCGGCAAAACGTATTTAGCTGTAGTAATGGCAGTAAATGCATTGAAGAATGGTCAGGTAAATAAAATCATTCTAACAAGACCTGCGGTAGAAGCTGGTGAAAGTCTTGGATTTTTACCTGGTGATTTAAAAGAAAAGGTCGATCCGTATTTACGACCTCTATATGATGCACTGAATGACGTTTTAGGTGCCGAACATACTCAAAGGTTAATAGAACGTGGAACCATTGAAATTGCGCCGTTAGCCTATATGAGGGGCCGGACATTAGATGATGCCTTTGTTATATTAGATGAGGCTCAAAATACCACTCATGCTCAAATGAAGATGTTCCTGACAAGGCTTGGTTTCGGTTCAAAAATGGTTATAACTGGTGACCAAACGCAAATCGATTTACCTAAAGGTGCAAAGTCAGGGCTAATTGCAGCAGAAAAAATCTTGCAAGATGTAAATGGAATCTCTTTTGTTTTCTTAAATCAAAGCGATGTTGTTCGTCACCCGCTTGTCGGCAGGATTGTCGAGGCATACGAAAAGAAGCCGCTGTAA
- the ybeY gene encoding rRNA maturation RNase YbeY encodes MNKLMIDLVDETNQLSAEQMEQIEKLLNFAAGKENVEDNSEVSVTFVSNERIHEINQEFRDKDAPTDVISFAMEELGEGEIQLIGAELPRVLGDIIISIPKAEEQAKEYGHSFIRELGFLSVHGFLHLLGYDHMEKAEEEKMFSRQKEILDDYGLTR; translated from the coding sequence ATGAACAAGTTGATGATTGATTTAGTGGACGAAACAAATCAACTGTCTGCCGAGCAAATGGAACAAATCGAGAAACTGTTAAATTTTGCTGCTGGTAAAGAAAATGTTGAAGACAATAGCGAGGTTTCTGTTACATTTGTATCCAATGAAAGAATTCACGAAATTAATCAAGAATTTAGAGATAAAGATGCCCCCACGGATGTTATTTCCTTCGCAATGGAAGAGCTTGGTGAAGGAGAAATACAGTTGATAGGGGCTGAGCTCCCGCGTGTCTTGGGTGATATCATCATTTCTATACCAAAGGCAGAAGAACAGGCAAAGGAATATGGACATTCTTTTATTCGCGAACTAGGCTTTTTATCTGTCCATGGTTTTCTCCATCTCCTGGGATATGATCACATGGAAAAGGCAGAGGAAGAAAAAATGTTTTCGAGACAAAAGGAAATTTTAGACGATTATGGACTTACAAGATAA
- a CDS encoding NfeD family protein has translation MVEFLTNPVVVTLLLTIAGAAIVYELFSSKFGISGFIGLFALLLFFYGHFQAGLAGFGTIMLFAVGIMLIFLEFFLPGAISGTLGLAALIASLFIAGENPLNMGISIFIAICISIAVLLFMIKILGKKMVLFNRMILFDSAKKEDGYVSNVNRTDLVGKEGIALTVLRPSGTAVINNERIDVVTEGDFIDQNAKITVIKVEGVRIVVRKV, from the coding sequence ATGGTTGAGTTTTTAACAAACCCAGTCGTTGTAACGCTGCTATTAACGATTGCAGGGGCAGCTATTGTCTATGAGCTGTTTTCGTCAAAGTTTGGAATATCAGGATTCATAGGTTTATTTGCATTACTTCTTTTCTTTTATGGACATTTTCAAGCTGGTCTTGCTGGTTTTGGAACGATCATGTTATTTGCTGTAGGAATCATGCTAATTTTCTTAGAATTTTTTCTTCCAGGGGCCATTTCAGGAACACTAGGATTGGCAGCATTAATCGCAAGTCTTTTCATAGCAGGAGAAAATCCATTGAATATGGGAATATCCATTTTCATTGCTATTTGTATTTCAATTGCTGTCCTATTATTTATGATTAAGATCCTAGGCAAGAAAATGGTTTTATTTAATCGAATGATACTATTTGATTCTGCAAAAAAAGAGGATGGCTATGTGTCTAATGTGAACCGTACAGATTTAGTAGGAAAAGAAGGAATCGCATTGACAGTATTACGGCCATCAGGAACAGCAGTTATAAATAATGAAAGAATTGATGTTGTGACTGAAGGTGACTTCATTGATCAGAATGCAAAAATCACCGTTATTAAGGTTGAAGGGGTACGTATTGTAGTTAGGAAAGTATAA
- the rpsU gene encoding 30S ribosomal protein S21 — MSKTVVKKNESLEDALRRFKRTVSKTGTLQEARKREFYEKPSVKRKKKSEAARKRKF; from the coding sequence ATGTCTAAAACCGTCGTTAAGAAAAACGAATCGCTTGAAGATGCTCTTCGTCGCTTCAAACGTACAGTATCAAAAACTGGTACTTTGCAAGAGGCAAGAAAGCGCGAATTCTACGAAAAGCCAAGTGTAAAGCGTAAGAAAAAGTCTGAAGCAGCAAGAAAACGTAAGTTCTAA
- the yqfC gene encoding sporulation protein YqfC — MAKKWGLRVRNWMAQKMDLPQDVMMDLPRITMIGQIHIYIENHRGLITFTEKELRLLLKQGQLQIKGNSFVIKTILPEEILLEGKIDQVIYINENPGGAK; from the coding sequence ATGGCAAAAAAATGGGGCCTGCGTGTCCGGAACTGGATGGCACAAAAAATGGATCTTCCTCAAGATGTCATGATGGATTTACCCCGGATTACGATGATTGGGCAAATCCATATATACATTGAGAACCATAGAGGATTGATTACTTTTACAGAAAAAGAATTGCGTCTGTTGTTAAAGCAGGGTCAATTGCAAATAAAAGGGAATTCTTTCGTGATTAAAACCATATTGCCTGAAGAGATTTTACTTGAGGGGAAAATTGATCAGGTCATTTATATAAATGAAAATCCAGGAGGAGCAAAATGA
- the yqfD gene encoding sporulation protein YqfD codes for MKNQWIEFFSGKVTVKVSGRGIERFLNVLTRNGLMIWNVKRHGTETITFTMRLSDALKIRHYAREKECSIKFLKRAGMPFLFKRLLKNSGFVGGAILFLVIIMFLSNVIWGIEIKGAKPATEYQIRKELDKMGVKIGKVQFFVDNVEGIQRKLTNNVGNLTWVGVELKGTTYHLQVVEKKEPEKPEQLAPRNLVAKKKAVIDSMYVETGQKMVDIHDHVEAGQLLVSGIIGKEGQTQQVAAIGEVWGETWYKSHVELPLDTKFFVFNGQEKQKLSLILGNLEIPIWGFGEPDFQEFEAEKNVNKIHFLKWELPISIGNETLRAREETNRTYTEKEAEKNAIDLAKNKIKSGLDEEAIIKDEKILHKEFKNGKVILDIHFKIIENIAVGQPIPKETPE; via the coding sequence ATGAAAAACCAATGGATCGAATTTTTTTCTGGCAAAGTAACGGTTAAAGTTTCGGGAAGAGGAATAGAAAGATTTTTAAATGTTCTTACTAGGAACGGCCTGATGATTTGGAATGTAAAACGACATGGGACTGAAACGATTACTTTTACAATGAGGCTCAGTGATGCTTTGAAAATCCGACATTATGCAAGAGAAAAAGAATGCTCCATCAAATTCTTAAAGAGGGCAGGGATGCCTTTTTTATTTAAGCGATTATTGAAAAATAGTGGGTTTGTTGGTGGAGCTATTCTTTTCCTCGTAATTATTATGTTTTTATCAAATGTCATTTGGGGAATTGAAATTAAGGGAGCTAAACCTGCAACGGAGTATCAGATTCGCAAAGAATTGGACAAGATGGGAGTAAAAATTGGTAAAGTCCAATTTTTTGTGGATAACGTAGAAGGGATTCAAAGGAAATTGACTAATAATGTTGGTAACCTTACTTGGGTAGGTGTGGAATTAAAGGGGACAACCTATCATCTTCAAGTGGTAGAGAAAAAGGAACCCGAAAAGCCGGAACAACTTGCACCAAGAAATCTGGTTGCAAAAAAGAAGGCTGTTATTGATTCTATGTATGTTGAAACTGGACAAAAAATGGTTGATATACATGACCATGTTGAAGCTGGACAATTGTTAGTATCCGGTATAATTGGAAAAGAAGGTCAAACGCAGCAAGTTGCAGCAATTGGAGAGGTTTGGGGGGAAACGTGGTATAAAAGCCATGTAGAATTGCCGTTAGATACAAAATTCTTTGTATTCAACGGTCAGGAAAAGCAAAAACTTTCTTTAATCTTAGGAAATCTAGAGATCCCTATTTGGGGATTTGGCGAGCCGGATTTTCAGGAATTTGAAGCGGAAAAGAATGTGAATAAAATTCATTTCCTAAAATGGGAGCTGCCTATCTCGATTGGAAATGAAACATTAAGAGCACGAGAAGAAACAAACCGCACGTATACGGAAAAAGAAGCCGAAAAAAATGCAATTGATTTAGCAAAAAATAAAATAAAAAGTGGATTAGATGAGGAAGCTATAATAAAAGATGAAAAAATTTTACACAAAGAGTTTAAAAATGGTAAAGTTATCCTAGATATCCACTTTAAAATTATCGAAAATATTGCGGTTGGACAACCAATACCCAAGGAGACTCCTGAATGA
- a CDS encoding diacylglycerol kinase family protein has protein sequence MDLQDKRIPLWKSFYYALSGIQTALRTERNMRIHLLVSIVVIGCSIFFSINKLEWLFVILAIGGIFSLELMNSAIERVVDLITAEYHPLAKQAKDLAAGAVFIYAVIAVAIGIIIFIPYFFRWLF, from the coding sequence ATGGACTTACAAGATAAACGTATTCCTTTATGGAAATCATTTTATTATGCCTTATCGGGGATTCAGACAGCTCTTAGGACAGAAAGAAATATGCGCATCCATTTATTGGTTTCTATTGTGGTAATTGGGTGTTCGATATTTTTTTCAATCAATAAATTAGAATGGTTATTTGTCATTTTAGCAATAGGTGGAATCTTCTCCTTAGAATTGATGAATAGTGCAATAGAGCGTGTCGTTGATTTGATTACAGCGGAGTACCACCCACTTGCTAAACAAGCAAAGGATTTAGCTGCAGGAGCTGTTTTTATTTATGCTGTTATTGCGGTTGCGATTGGGATTATTATCTTTATACCCTATTTTTTTAGATGGTTATTCTGA
- a CDS encoding HD family phosphohydrolase has translation MKKIQQYLIQIKKLLDYTFFRVLVFVVLGIILFTSMYGHVKPEKLDISLLTVAEKTIRSPATVEDKISTEKKRQEALDQVQDVYTLKKEYSSNQVDLISSIFDSGTEVNEEIEDERKKQIAAEEEPIDVLQPTIEEEVTMLKAKLTDRVIKDLSERVFTALVQASDDELAIAKDLTVTAINNVMNKRISADDVENAKKSLEEELKFTTLNSDLKNAAIELGRYAVIQNEFYDPEATEELRKQQAESVEPVKILQGQIIIEEGKLIRQEEFRQLELVGLLDNKQSYKPFIGLFILISIILSSLYYYFYQLKEQPEKKHTNLLLFGIIFILTFFILKIVSMLQIFNYSGIGYLFPAAMGGMLIKILIDEKLAILSSIIFSIFGSLLFNEGVSGTLNFSVGIYIMFSSLAALLFLSDQNQRSKILQAGSFAAAVNLFTIWALMFLPNGQFSGLEYGYYILTAIFSGIGSAVLTMGLLPLFETSFGILSTMKLIELSNPNHPLLRKILMEAPGTYHHSVMVANLADAACEAIGANGLLARVGCYYHDIGKTKRPNFFIENQMHRENPHDRLPPDKSANIIISHVTDGAAILKKYNLPKEIIHIAEQHHGNTLLKFFYHKAVQGEQEVKEEDYRYPGPKAQTKESAIVGIADSVEAAVRSLNQPTPETIESLVKKIVSDRLQDGQLNECDLTLKELETVSHSFCETLKGIFHSRIEYPEMTKKVVQV, from the coding sequence TTGAAAAAAATACAGCAATACTTAATTCAAATAAAAAAGCTTCTAGATTATACCTTTTTCAGAGTATTAGTGTTTGTTGTTTTAGGAATCATTCTATTTACCTCTATGTATGGACATGTAAAGCCTGAAAAACTCGATATAAGCCTATTAACAGTAGCTGAGAAAACAATTCGATCCCCAGCAACGGTAGAGGATAAAATTAGTACAGAAAAAAAACGTCAAGAGGCATTAGACCAAGTTCAAGATGTATATACATTAAAAAAAGAATATTCATCTAATCAAGTAGATTTGATATCATCCATATTTGACTCAGGTACAGAAGTAAATGAAGAAATAGAGGATGAAAGGAAAAAACAGATTGCGGCAGAGGAAGAACCTATAGATGTACTGCAGCCAACTATTGAAGAAGAAGTAACCATGTTAAAGGCGAAATTAACAGATCGTGTAATCAAGGATTTATCAGAGCGAGTTTTTACTGCACTTGTACAAGCCAGCGATGATGAATTAGCGATTGCAAAAGACTTAACGGTAACAGCCATTAACAATGTTATGAACAAGCGGATTTCTGCAGATGATGTAGAAAATGCAAAAAAAAGCCTGGAAGAAGAATTAAAATTTACGACCCTGAATAGTGACTTAAAAAATGCTGCCATAGAATTAGGCAGATATGCAGTCATTCAAAATGAATTTTATGATCCAGAGGCTACAGAAGAGCTGCGTAAACAACAAGCAGAGTCTGTTGAGCCTGTTAAAATCCTACAGGGACAAATTATTATTGAAGAGGGTAAATTAATCCGTCAGGAAGAATTTCGACAGTTAGAACTAGTAGGATTATTAGACAACAAACAGTCTTATAAACCATTCATTGGTTTATTTATCTTAATTTCAATTATTCTTTCGTCACTTTATTACTATTTCTATCAATTGAAGGAGCAGCCGGAAAAGAAACATACCAACCTGCTCTTGTTTGGGATTATTTTTATACTGACGTTTTTTATTTTGAAAATTGTCAGCATGCTTCAAATTTTTAACTATTCAGGAATTGGCTATTTATTCCCTGCCGCTATGGGCGGGATGTTAATTAAGATATTAATTGATGAAAAACTTGCGATTCTTTCTTCGATCATCTTTTCTATTTTTGGCAGTCTTTTATTCAATGAAGGGGTTTCTGGAACGCTAAATTTTTCTGTGGGGATTTATATAATGTTTAGTTCCCTTGCAGCTTTGCTCTTTTTAAGTGACCAAAATCAGCGCTCTAAAATTCTGCAAGCAGGTTCCTTTGCAGCAGCAGTAAATCTTTTTACCATTTGGGCACTTATGTTTTTACCGAATGGACAATTTTCAGGATTGGAATATGGGTATTATATCTTAACAGCCATTTTTTCAGGTATCGGTTCCGCTGTTTTGACGATGGGATTATTACCATTATTTGAAACCAGCTTCGGAATTCTCTCTACAATGAAGTTGATTGAGCTTTCAAACCCTAATCATCCACTTCTGAGGAAAATCTTAATGGAAGCACCTGGGACCTATCACCATAGTGTTATGGTTGCTAATTTAGCGGACGCAGCCTGTGAAGCTATTGGAGCTAATGGTCTGCTTGCAAGGGTAGGCTGTTATTACCATGATATTGGGAAAACAAAACGTCCAAACTTTTTTATAGAAAATCAGATGCACCGTGAAAACCCGCATGACCGGCTGCCGCCTGATAAAAGTGCAAATATTATTATTTCACACGTAACAGATGGGGCGGCAATATTAAAAAAATATAACCTGCCAAAAGAAATCATCCATATCGCTGAACAGCATCATGGGAATACTTTATTGAAGTTCTTTTACCATAAGGCTGTACAAGGCGAACAAGAGGTAAAGGAAGAAGATTACCGTTATCCTGGTCCAAAGGCACAAACGAAAGAATCAGCTATTGTGGGTATTGCTGACAGCGTAGAGGCTGCAGTTAGATCCCTTAACCAGCCTACGCCTGAAACAATCGAATCGCTCGTTAAGAAGATTGTTTCAGACAGGCTTCAGGATGGGCAATTAAATGAATGTGATTTAACATTAAAAGAACTAGAAACGGTGTCCCATTCGTTTTGTGAAACGTTAAAGGGAATTTTCCACTCGAGAATCGAATATCCAGAAATGACGAAGAAGGTGGTACAAGTATGA
- a CDS encoding cytidine deaminase, which translates to MNTEKLIEESKKAREKAYVPYSNFQVGAAILTTDGKVYHGCNIENAAYSMCNCAERTALFKAYSEGDRDFKMLAVVADTDRPCSPCGACRQVISELCPSDMKVVLTNLKGDTLEITVAELLPGAFSPEDLHAK; encoded by the coding sequence TTGAACACCGAGAAATTAATCGAAGAATCAAAGAAAGCAAGAGAAAAAGCCTATGTTCCTTACTCTAATTTTCAAGTAGGAGCGGCCATTTTAACAACAGATGGAAAAGTATATCATGGATGTAATATTGAAAATGCCGCTTATAGCATGTGCAATTGCGCTGAACGTACTGCATTATTTAAAGCGTATTCTGAAGGTGATCGAGACTTTAAAATGCTTGCAGTAGTGGCTGATACTGATCGACCGTGCTCACCTTGCGGGGCGTGCCGGCAGGTAATCTCGGAACTTTGTCCAAGTGACATGAAGGTTGTTCTTACCAACTTAAAAGGTGATACTTTAGAAATTACTGTAGCTGAGTTACTTCCAGGTGCCTTTTCTCCGGAGGATTTACATGCTAAGTAA
- the floA gene encoding flotillin-like protein FloA (flotillin-like protein involved in membrane lipid rafts) — MIGIIVVALIFLGILLSFVPVMLWVSALAAGVRISIFTLVGMRLRRVTPSRVVNPLIKAHKAGLNVTTNQLESHYLAGGNVDRVVNALIAAHRANIELSFERCAAIDLAGRDVLEAVQMSVNPKVIETPFIAGVAMNGIEVKAKARITVRANIDRLVGGAGEDTVVARVGEGVISTIGSSLDHSKVLESPELISQTVLAKGLDSGTAFEILSIDIADVDLGRNIGAELQTEQAEADKKIAQAKAEERRAMAVATEQEMKAKVEEMRAKVVEAEAEVPLAMAEALKSGNISVMEYMNYKNISADTDMRGSIGKMTGDKKDDK, encoded by the coding sequence ATGATTGGTATTATCGTTGTGGCTCTAATTTTTCTTGGAATATTATTATCCTTTGTTCCGGTAATGCTTTGGGTTTCTGCTCTTGCTGCAGGAGTTCGAATTAGTATCTTTACATTAGTAGGGATGAGACTTAGACGGGTTACACCAAGCAGAGTAGTCAATCCGCTTATTAAAGCGCATAAGGCAGGATTAAACGTAACAACAAATCAGCTCGAAAGTCACTACCTGGCAGGTGGAAATGTAGATAGAGTGGTGAATGCTTTAATCGCTGCACACCGTGCAAACATTGAGTTATCATTCGAACGTTGTGCCGCAATTGACCTTGCAGGGCGTGATGTCTTAGAAGCTGTTCAGATGAGTGTAAATCCAAAAGTAATCGAAACCCCATTCATCGCAGGTGTTGCCATGAACGGAATCGAAGTAAAAGCAAAAGCGAGAATTACCGTACGTGCTAATATCGACCGTCTTGTCGGTGGCGCGGGTGAAGATACTGTCGTAGCACGTGTAGGTGAAGGGGTCATATCGACGATTGGTTCCTCGCTCGACCATAGTAAAGTGCTCGAGAGTCCAGAACTGATTTCGCAAACAGTCTTAGCAAAAGGATTAGATTCTGGTACCGCTTTTGAAATTCTTTCGATTGATATTGCCGATGTTGATTTAGGCAGAAATATTGGTGCTGAGCTGCAAACGGAGCAGGCAGAAGCCGATAAGAAAATTGCTCAGGCAAAAGCAGAAGAGCGCAGGGCGATGGCTGTCGCTACTGAGCAGGAAATGAAGGCAAAAGTAGAGGAAATGAGAGCAAAGGTTGTAGAGGCAGAGGCAGAGGTGCCGCTGGCTATGGCAGAAGCATTAAAATCCGGTAATATAAGTGTCATGGAATATATGAATTATAAAAATATTTCTGCTGATACAGATATGCGCGGATCTATCGGCAAGATGACTGGTGATAAAAAAGACGACAAATAA
- the era gene encoding GTPase Era has translation MLSNDNKGYKSGFISIIGRPNVGKSTFLNRVIGQKIAIMSDKPQTTRNKIQGVLTLDDTQMVFIDTPGIHKPKHKLGDFMMKVAQNTLKEVDLILFMVNAEEGFGRGEEFILEKFETVNTPIFLVINKIDQIHPDELLPLIESYKEKYPFKEIVPISALEGNNVERLLEQIKVYLPEGPQYYPADQVTDHPERFIITELIREKALHLTREEIPHSLAVVLDKMERQHGGKDIIHVMATVIVERDSQKGIIIGKQGSMLKEIGKRARVDIENLLGSKVFLELWVKVQKDWRNKMSQLRDYGFNEDEY, from the coding sequence ATGCTAAGTAATGATAATAAAGGTTATAAATCAGGTTTCATTTCAATTATTGGACGTCCAAATGTAGGTAAGTCGACATTTCTTAATCGAGTTATTGGTCAGAAAATTGCTATTATGAGCGATAAACCACAGACAACTCGAAATAAAATTCAGGGTGTATTAACCTTAGATGATACCCAAATGGTCTTTATTGACACTCCAGGGATTCATAAACCAAAGCATAAACTAGGCGACTTTATGATGAAGGTTGCACAAAACACATTAAAAGAAGTTGATTTAATCCTATTTATGGTAAATGCTGAGGAAGGGTTTGGACGTGGGGAAGAATTTATTCTTGAAAAGTTCGAAACCGTCAACACACCTATCTTCCTTGTTATAAATAAAATTGATCAAATACACCCAGATGAATTACTGCCACTAATTGAATCATATAAAGAAAAGTATCCCTTTAAAGAAATTGTACCTATTTCAGCACTTGAAGGAAATAATGTGGAACGTTTACTAGAACAAATTAAAGTCTATTTACCTGAAGGACCGCAGTACTATCCTGCCGATCAGGTAACTGATCACCCAGAAAGATTTATTATCACAGAATTAATTCGGGAGAAGGCGCTGCACTTAACACGTGAAGAAATTCCTCATTCCCTTGCTGTTGTTCTAGATAAGATGGAACGGCAACATGGAGGTAAGGATATCATTCATGTAATGGCTACTGTTATTGTGGAGAGAGATTCTCAAAAGGGCATTATTATTGGGAAACAAGGGAGTATGCTGAAGGAAATAGGAAAACGTGCCCGAGTGGATATTGAAAATCTTTTAGGGTCAAAAGTTTTCTTAGAGCTTTGGGTTAAAGTTCAAAAAGATTGGCGGAATAAAATGTCCCAGCTTCGCGATTATGGCTTTAACGAAGATGAATATTAA
- a CDS encoding GatB/YqeY domain-containing protein: MSLLERLNSDMKQAMKNKEKDKLITIRMVKASLQNEAIKLGTKDLSEEVELTILSREVKQRKESLHEFDKAGRQDLVDKLRAELAIVELYLPKQLSEEELSEIVKETVSEVGAKSKADMGKVMAAIMPKVKGKADGSLVNKYVQQHLS; this comes from the coding sequence ATGAGTCTTCTCGAGCGTTTAAATAGTGACATGAAACAAGCGATGAAAAATAAGGAAAAAGACAAACTCATAACGATTCGGATGGTAAAAGCTTCATTGCAAAATGAAGCGATTAAGCTTGGAACAAAAGACCTTTCCGAAGAAGTAGAGTTAACTATCCTTTCTCGCGAAGTGAAGCAACGCAAAGAATCCCTCCATGAATTTGATAAAGCAGGTCGTCAAGACCTTGTTGATAAATTGCGTGCAGAGTTGGCTATCGTCGAACTGTATTTACCGAAGCAGCTTTCCGAAGAAGAGTTGTCAGAAATTGTTAAAGAAACAGTCTCTGAAGTCGGTGCAAAATCAAAAGCGGATATGGGAAAAGTGATGGCTGCGATTATGCCTAAAGTAAAGGGTAAAGCAGACGGGTCACTTGTAAATAAATACGTACAACAACACCTTTCATAA
- a CDS encoding Na/Pi symporter: MLYLVLFILFILLFIFGMTIIRFGLFNLSGNKLKGWLTKLTSTPLKGMVTGTFVTALLQSSSAVMVITIGLISAKIMTFPQSIGIILGTNIGTTFKTELITFNLDKILVPLAIIGALLTFFKPIKIRSIGMVTFGIASVFTSMKGFELLARPLTELPFINNFILSINDNIILSILTGAVITAIIQSSTAMTGITMGFLTAGLLHLDAGIAIVFGANIGTCITAMIASIGGGKESRLAAFAHVWLNVAGVLLFTPFIPALSENAHLLADEKMIQLAHISVIFNVVSSIMVLPFATKFGEMILKVHGEKTK; encoded by the coding sequence ATGCTATACCTAGTATTATTTATTTTATTTATCTTATTATTTATATTCGGCATGACTATAATAAGGTTTGGATTATTTAATTTATCGGGGAATAAGTTAAAAGGATGGCTGACAAAACTCACAAGTACACCACTAAAAGGTATGGTGACAGGCACCTTTGTTACTGCTTTATTACAGAGCAGTTCAGCCGTCATGGTCATAACGATTGGCTTAATTTCAGCAAAAATCATGACTTTTCCTCAATCTATTGGGATTATTTTGGGTACAAATATCGGTACAACCTTTAAAACAGAGCTAATTACTTTCAATCTTGATAAAATTCTTGTACCACTCGCTATAATTGGAGCCTTACTTACCTTTTTTAAACCTATAAAGATTAGAAGCATTGGTATGGTCACCTTTGGAATCGCCTCAGTATTTACATCAATGAAAGGTTTTGAGCTTCTGGCTCGTCCATTAACTGAACTCCCATTTATCAATAATTTTATCCTCTCCATTAACGACAATATCATTTTAAGTATTTTAACTGGAGCAGTTATAACTGCCATTATTCAATCTAGTACAGCTATGACCGGAATCACCATGGGTTTTTTAACTGCAGGGCTGCTTCATCTTGATGCAGGAATTGCGATTGTGTTTGGGGCCAATATCGGGACATGTATCACTGCAATGATTGCTTCGATTGGAGGCGGGAAAGAGTCAAGATTAGCTGCCTTTGCACACGTTTGGCTCAATGTAGCTGGCGTTTTACTCTTTACTCCTTTTATACCCGCTTTGTCCGAGAATGCGCATTTATTAGCGGATGAAAAAATGATTCAACTAGCACATATTAGTGTTATATTTAACGTCGTTTCATCCATTATGGTCCTGCCTTTTGCAACAAAATTTGGTGAAATGATCCTGAAGGTTCATGGTGAAAAAACAAAATAA